In Candidatus Zixiibacteriota bacterium, the following proteins share a genomic window:
- a CDS encoding phosphatidate cytidylyltransferase — MSRNLILRISVAAVAIPGILWACYRGGDFLHGLFLAFALVAIGEYLYREGYTVLSGYFWLSTLCVTATYFSADSYGAWHGYPRPLNGLAAILIFFIVTALMFSVRKKPPGELFIQHTRLVWGVAYIGLLYPFVRLIGQGFFMSRDGNSVGFYEGGDYLLFLFGLLWVGDTAAMGIGKWLGRLKLAPTVSPNKTVEGFIGGIVGALTIGVLMYFWRLSHVPLYHLLICALGCSLFGQLGDLVESMWKRSLDIKDSSNIIPGHGGVLDRFDSLLFAAPFMYVYMKSIH, encoded by the coding sequence ATGAGTCGCAATCTGATTCTTCGCATCTCGGTAGCGGCTGTTGCGATACCCGGAATCCTCTGGGCTTGCTATCGGGGCGGTGATTTCCTCCATGGGCTATTTCTAGCCTTCGCGCTGGTTGCCATTGGTGAGTACTTGTACCGAGAGGGTTACACTGTATTATCCGGTTATTTCTGGCTGAGTACCTTGTGCGTAACGGCAACTTACTTTTCAGCCGACTCATACGGCGCATGGCACGGCTACCCCAGGCCTCTGAATGGACTGGCAGCCATCCTGATCTTTTTCATAGTCACGGCCTTGATGTTTTCAGTTCGAAAGAAACCACCGGGCGAACTTTTCATACAGCACACCAGATTGGTTTGGGGCGTAGCCTACATCGGGCTGCTGTACCCGTTCGTCCGTCTGATCGGCCAGGGCTTTTTCATGTCTCGGGACGGAAACAGTGTTGGGTTTTACGAAGGCGGAGACTATCTGCTGTTCCTGTTCGGACTCCTCTGGGTCGGCGACACGGCTGCCATGGGCATCGGTAAATGGTTGGGACGCCTCAAACTGGCGCCGACCGTTTCGCCCAACAAAACCGTGGAAGGCTTCATCGGCGGGATAGTCGGAGCGCTCACTATTGGAGTGTTGATGTACTTCTGGAGATTGTCGCATGTTCCTTTGTACCACCTTCTGATATGTGCACTCGGCTGTTCGCTGTTTGGACAACTCGGTGATTTGGTCGAGTCAATGTGGAAACGATCTCTTGATATCAAGGACTCCTCCAATATCATTCCGGGTCACGGTGGGGTTCTTGATCGTTTCGACTCGCTACTGTTTGCCGCCCCCTTCATGTATGTTTACATGAAATCTATCCACTGA
- the xseA gene encoding exodeoxyribonuclease VII large subunit, with translation MTTTATQAYTVSAITRRIKEALESTMQGVWVEGEVSNYIHHSSGHRYLNLKDERATIKLTIWRSVGGYLKFEPENGQKVLAFGDVTVYEKGGNYQLNCRKLVPVGVGELELAFRQLHEKLEAEGLFTAERKQELPPFPQKIGVVTSPTGAAIRDIIQIARRRNNSVELIIYPAQVQGDGAEKTIAAGIEYFNSRQDIDIVITGRGGGSLEDLWPFNTELTVRAIAASKIPVISAVGHEVDTTLADLVADLRAPTPSAAAELAVWSKREMAERLDAYSRSQASQLEQMVSLARRELSSLLARPVFARPLDLIAQRQQYLDSLSRALQTAGKNSFEKSSNRLSLSLARLETLSPLNILARGYAVSRRLPKGSLIRSVKDVLPGDRMETVLADGRIKSFVEETKSDSADDR, from the coding sequence ATGACAACAACAGCGACGCAGGCATATACGGTATCGGCGATCACGCGCAGGATCAAAGAGGCGCTGGAATCGACCATGCAAGGAGTGTGGGTCGAAGGCGAAGTGTCCAACTATATTCATCACAGCTCCGGGCACAGGTATCTCAATCTCAAAGATGAACGCGCCACAATCAAACTCACCATCTGGCGATCAGTCGGAGGATACCTCAAGTTCGAACCGGAGAACGGACAGAAGGTGCTCGCGTTCGGAGATGTCACAGTCTATGAAAAAGGTGGCAACTACCAACTCAACTGTCGCAAACTCGTCCCGGTCGGAGTGGGGGAGTTGGAACTGGCTTTCAGGCAACTTCATGAAAAGCTGGAAGCTGAAGGATTGTTCACCGCTGAACGTAAACAGGAACTGCCGCCATTTCCGCAGAAGATCGGCGTGGTCACATCACCGACCGGGGCAGCCATCCGTGACATTATTCAGATCGCCCGTCGTCGCAACAACTCAGTCGAATTGATAATCTACCCGGCTCAGGTGCAAGGAGACGGTGCCGAGAAAACAATCGCCGCCGGGATTGAATATTTCAACAGCCGCCAAGATATAGATATTGTCATCACCGGACGCGGCGGCGGGTCGCTTGAGGACCTCTGGCCGTTCAATACCGAGTTGACCGTGCGAGCAATCGCCGCTTCGAAGATACCGGTGATCTCAGCGGTCGGTCATGAGGTCGACACCACCCTGGCCGATCTGGTGGCCGATCTGCGCGCGCCGACGCCGTCAGCCGCGGCAGAGTTGGCCGTCTGGTCCAAGCGCGAGATGGCTGAGCGGCTTGACGCCTATTCGCGGAGTCAGGCATCGCAATTGGAGCAGATGGTGAGTCTGGCTCGTCGCGAGTTGTCTTCGCTGCTGGCCCGTCCTGTGTTTGCCCGGCCACTGGACTTGATCGCTCAGCGACAACAGTATTTGGACAGTCTTTCCAGAGCGCTTCAGACGGCTGGAAAAAACAGTTTTGAAAAGAGTAGCAACCGCTTATCTTTATCGCTTGCCCGGTTGGAGACGTTGTCGCCGCTGAACATTCTGGCGCGCGGGTACGCGGTCAGCCGACGGCTTCCGAAAGGGAGTTTGATTCGTTCGGTCAAAGATGTTCTCCCCGGCGATCGTATGGAAACTGTCCTCGCTGACGGCCGTATAAAGTCGTTTGTAGAGGAAACAAAATCGGATAGTGCAGATGACCGCTAA
- a CDS encoding tetratricopeptide repeat protein: MTSILQFVGQAWAWILVSFVVFLLFHLLTVAERRYERLSATVYFRILRISRLAVLPVFFGLLIFHLSQIEQPVSALSRSNDVYKFDEYRDQMSWEVPVANSPVDQQRMLDQAVTSVIGQTHTLFDSALVRIGMGEFDSAITMLDTLIARGTPDSVLKSDWLYFRGLACQFGGNTPAALEDFNAVLKLKPDYAEAWLNRSIALLDLGRNVEAEASMRTAESIAARPGIRDYFIGMYYYRLEEYARALAYFQAAIEDSSQYVLAWFGKGMVHSTIGRHYDAIASLNTALEFRKGFPEAWSFRGLSHARRGETDSALASLDSSFLYGKDIGMALVTNAGAFIELGRYRAAIACVDRALTLGRNNPQGWYYKGVALGKVDSTRAEALSALETALTYRPSFPEARIERAVLNYLEGDSIQFLSDLEIAYDLEASRSRLSAMLRRGEAFSRIGQHDSAIVAYNEALKHGSEHPELTLNLALRFQEENAPDRALEALQFALEYEKDWPEALELLSMIDSVGQKIIPEGQ; this comes from the coding sequence ATGACTTCTATCTTACAATTTGTGGGGCAGGCATGGGCATGGATACTTGTGTCGTTTGTGGTGTTTTTGCTATTCCACCTTCTGACCGTGGCAGAACGACGCTACGAACGGCTATCCGCTACGGTTTACTTCAGAATACTAAGAATCTCACGCCTCGCTGTGTTACCTGTGTTTTTCGGGCTGCTCATATTCCACCTTTCACAAATAGAACAACCAGTCTCGGCCCTTAGCCGCTCCAATGATGTTTACAAGTTTGATGAGTACCGGGATCAAATGAGTTGGGAAGTGCCAGTGGCTAACTCACCGGTGGACCAGCAACGTATGCTAGACCAAGCAGTAACATCTGTGATTGGACAGACTCACACTCTCTTTGACAGTGCCCTTGTGAGAATAGGAATGGGCGAATTCGACAGTGCAATAACGATGCTCGATACCCTCATTGCACGCGGCACTCCGGATTCAGTGCTGAAGAGCGACTGGCTTTATTTCCGTGGATTAGCCTGTCAATTCGGCGGGAATACGCCAGCTGCGCTTGAGGACTTCAATGCTGTACTGAAGTTGAAACCAGATTACGCGGAAGCTTGGTTGAATAGGTCTATTGCTTTACTGGATCTTGGGAGGAACGTTGAAGCCGAAGCTAGCATGCGAACCGCTGAGTCCATCGCCGCAAGACCAGGAATACGGGACTATTTTATTGGAATGTACTATTACAGACTGGAGGAGTACGCACGAGCACTGGCGTATTTCCAGGCTGCAATAGAGGACTCCAGCCAGTATGTCTTGGCCTGGTTCGGAAAGGGTATGGTACATTCAACCATTGGGCGGCACTATGATGCTATTGCCAGCCTCAACACCGCACTCGAGTTTCGCAAGGGATTCCCCGAGGCATGGTCCTTTCGTGGCTTGTCTCATGCTCGACGAGGCGAAACTGATTCTGCGCTTGCGAGCCTAGATAGCTCCTTCCTGTATGGCAAGGATATCGGCATGGCCTTGGTAACCAACGCTGGCGCGTTCATCGAACTTGGCCGTTACAGGGCGGCCATCGCATGTGTCGACAGGGCATTGACCTTGGGCAGAAACAACCCTCAAGGGTGGTACTACAAGGGCGTTGCCTTGGGCAAGGTTGATTCGACCCGCGCAGAAGCACTCTCCGCGCTCGAAACTGCACTGACGTATCGACCCTCTTTCCCGGAAGCAAGGATTGAGCGAGCGGTTCTCAACTACTTGGAAGGTGATTCGATACAGTTTCTGAGTGACCTTGAAATTGCCTATGATCTGGAAGCCAGTCGAAGCAGACTATCCGCAATGCTTCGACGTGGGGAAGCATTCTCCCGGATTGGGCAACATGACTCAGCTATTGTGGCATACAACGAAGCCTTGAAGCATGGTAGTGAACACCCTGAACTCACGTTGAATCTCGCGCTGAGGTTCCAAGAGGAAAATGCACCGGACAGAGCCCTAGAAGCGCTTCAATTTGCGCTGGAGTACGAGAAAGACTGGCCTGAGGCTCTGGAACTCTTGAGCATGATCGATTCCGTCGGACAAAAGATAATCCCCGAAGGGCAGTGA
- a CDS encoding UbiA family prenyltransferase, whose translation MKLIDYFFAARPLLHLPVWSVYLVSLYHYHQNLGESFNLWHLGTMFCLSLMAAGAFYVNQIYDYESDLLNDKLGFLQRDLTSPRGFITAYLICAVLGAAFAAVVSRLMLLIFLEGFVVAWLYSAPPFRLKDRPMSGLLANAWCFGFLIPLAVLPPIGLYHYFRYYWVWPCYFFLTVASVHIMTTLPDRAGDAATDKRTVAVVLSPVTAKSIALILMLASAALAWWNEQAVLVYLSVFSSLPILVSLGLNSQRLGLLAAKLPLLLLTLLAGYYYPGYLLFVVALVVGCRIYFHKTFGIVYPKLD comes from the coding sequence ATGAAACTAATCGACTACTTTTTCGCGGCCCGACCACTTTTGCATCTACCGGTCTGGTCCGTTTACCTGGTCAGCCTGTATCATTACCACCAAAACCTCGGCGAGAGCTTTAATCTCTGGCATCTCGGAACAATGTTCTGTCTGAGTCTGATGGCGGCCGGGGCGTTCTATGTCAATCAGATTTATGACTATGAATCAGACCTGCTAAACGACAAACTCGGTTTCCTGCAACGCGATCTGACCAGCCCGCGCGGATTCATCACAGCCTACCTGATCTGCGCCGTCTTGGGTGCAGCCTTTGCCGCTGTCGTGTCAAGACTGATGCTGCTGATTTTTCTGGAGGGATTCGTGGTCGCCTGGTTGTACTCGGCGCCGCCGTTCAGGCTGAAAGATCGACCGATGTCCGGCTTGCTGGCCAATGCCTGGTGTTTTGGGTTCTTGATTCCACTTGCAGTTTTGCCACCGATCGGTCTGTACCATTACTTTCGGTATTATTGGGTCTGGCCCTGTTATTTCTTTCTGACCGTGGCCTCAGTGCACATCATGACAACTCTGCCGGATCGCGCCGGTGATGCAGCGACCGATAAACGCACTGTGGCCGTAGTGCTTTCGCCGGTCACGGCCAAATCGATAGCTCTGATCTTGATGTTGGCCTCGGCCGCCCTGGCCTGGTGGAACGAACAGGCGGTTTTGGTGTATCTCTCGGTTTTCTCGTCTTTGCCTATATTGGTCAGTCTGGGGTTGAATTCTCAGCGCCTGGGGCTCCTCGCGGCCAAACTCCCACTGCTTTTGTTGACTCTGCTGGCCGGATACTACTATCCGGGATACCTTTTGTTTGTTGTTGCACTCGTTGTCGGTTGTCGGATATATTTCCACAAGACGTTTGGAATAGTATATCCGAAGCTGGACTGA
- the dxs gene encoding 1-deoxy-D-xylulose-5-phosphate synthase, which translates to MKYLDKISGSADVKNLSPDQLVELAEEVRQEIVSAVSQTGGHLATNLGAVELTLALHHVFDLPTDKLVWDVSHQVYAHKLLTGRRDEFHTIRQYRGLAGFTKRAESEYDAYGAGHASTAISAALGFAAARDNAGSDFKVVAVVGDGSLTGGLAFEGLNNVGTSKKDMLVILNDNTWSISKNVGAMSKYLTSIMADEKFNRLRDEIWELTGRFKRRDKIRKAISRIEGSIKGLLFPGGLFQNLGFRYFGPIDGHDLPLVVKTLQSLKNLGGPVLLHLATVKGKGYAPAEGDPASYHGVGKFDKVTGKPNKKAGRPAYTKVFGDTMLQLAAKDERVIAITAAMASGTGLDSFAGEYPERFFDVGIAEEHAGCFAAGLAAEGAKPYMVVYSTFLQRAYDQIIHDIALQKLPVVFCIDRAGLVGEDGPTHHGAFDLSYLAAVPNLTVAAPKDGDELCSMMHYTVDNELDGPVAIRFPRASIPYELSDDPAKLDWGRWEVCSPMSDIVILAVGTMVSTALAARDLLAQRGVNIMVVNARFVRPLDLDCLNSLAKKAKLIVTIEENVLRGGFGQTVGSCLMTDGYRGEFKALGIPDRFVTHGARDLLLKEINLDVEGVVDSIVKLALPDEPNGGFLHKLRLRRGDNSRRTSVVEHSHLVKSDDKG; encoded by the coding sequence ATGAAGTATCTGGACAAGATAAGCGGATCGGCGGATGTCAAGAATCTGTCACCTGATCAGCTGGTGGAACTGGCCGAAGAGGTCCGTCAAGAGATAGTCTCGGCTGTTTCTCAAACCGGCGGCCACCTGGCAACAAATCTGGGCGCGGTGGAGTTGACTTTGGCTTTGCACCATGTCTTTGATCTGCCGACCGACAAACTGGTCTGGGATGTCAGCCACCAGGTCTATGCCCACAAGCTGCTGACCGGTCGGCGGGATGAGTTTCATACGATCCGACAGTACCGCGGTCTGGCCGGATTCACCAAGAGAGCGGAGTCTGAATATGATGCCTACGGCGCCGGTCATGCCTCGACGGCCATCTCGGCGGCGTTGGGTTTTGCCGCGGCTCGCGATAATGCCGGGAGTGATTTCAAAGTTGTGGCGGTGGTCGGAGATGGTTCTCTGACCGGTGGATTGGCCTTTGAAGGACTCAACAATGTCGGTACTTCCAAAAAGGACATGTTGGTCATTCTCAATGATAACACCTGGTCGATTTCCAAGAACGTAGGCGCCATGTCAAAGTACCTGACCAGCATAATGGCCGATGAGAAATTCAACCGGCTGCGTGACGAAATCTGGGAGCTTACGGGCCGTTTCAAGAGACGTGATAAGATTCGCAAGGCAATATCGCGTATTGAAGGATCCATCAAGGGCCTTTTGTTTCCGGGTGGACTTTTTCAAAACCTGGGCTTTAGGTACTTCGGGCCGATCGATGGTCATGATCTTCCGCTGGTAGTAAAAACTCTCCAGAGTCTGAAGAACCTCGGTGGACCTGTGCTTCTTCATCTGGCCACCGTCAAGGGTAAAGGTTATGCCCCGGCCGAGGGTGATCCGGCCAGTTACCACGGGGTCGGGAAGTTCGACAAAGTAACCGGCAAGCCCAACAAAAAAGCCGGTCGTCCAGCCTACACCAAGGTGTTCGGTGACACTATGCTTCAGTTGGCGGCCAAGGATGAACGGGTGATTGCTATCACGGCGGCGATGGCCTCCGGAACCGGGCTCGACAGTTTTGCCGGAGAATACCCGGAGCGTTTCTTCGACGTTGGCATTGCCGAGGAGCATGCCGGCTGTTTTGCGGCCGGTTTGGCCGCCGAAGGAGCCAAGCCCTACATGGTGGTGTACTCGACGTTCTTGCAGCGGGCTTACGATCAGATAATCCACGATATTGCTTTGCAGAAACTGCCGGTTGTTTTTTGTATTGATCGCGCCGGGCTGGTGGGTGAGGACGGGCCGACCCACCATGGCGCCTTTGATCTATCCTATCTCGCGGCTGTGCCCAATCTCACCGTGGCCGCGCCAAAAGATGGTGATGAATTATGCTCGATGATGCACTACACAGTCGACAATGAACTCGACGGCCCGGTGGCTATACGCTTTCCAAGGGCTTCGATCCCGTATGAACTTTCCGATGACCCGGCAAAGCTGGATTGGGGCCGCTGGGAAGTTTGTTCACCGATGAGCGATATAGTCATCCTGGCCGTGGGTACTATGGTCTCGACAGCCCTGGCGGCCAGGGACCTGTTGGCGCAAAGGGGAGTCAACATCATGGTCGTCAACGCCCGCTTTGTGAGGCCGCTTGATCTTGACTGCTTGAACAGCCTGGCAAAAAAAGCCAAGCTTATTGTGACTATAGAAGAGAACGTCCTGCGCGGAGGTTTTGGCCAGACAGTCGGTTCCTGCTTGATGACCGATGGTTACCGGGGCGAGTTTAAGGCCCTGGGCATTCCGGATCGATTTGTGACACACGGCGCCCGCGACCTATTGCTCAAAGAAATAAATCTCGATGTCGAAGGTGTGGTGGACAGTATCGTCAAGCTGGCGCTACCCGATGAACCCAACGGCGGCTTCCTGCACAAGCTGAGGCTCCGTCGAGGTGATAACTCACGCAGAACGTCAGTGGTTGAGCACTCCCATCTGGTGAAGAGCGACGATAAAGGATAA
- the uvrC gene encoding excinuclease ABC subunit UvrC, producing MTPVRPELSLKLKNLPTSPGVYMFYNDQGKIIYIGKAKNLRNRVRTYFQSKRHQEDKTRRMVARAVDLELMLTDNEIEALILEANLIREHKPRYNIDLKDDKHFPYIKITAEPFPRVLIVRRLEKDGATYFGPYTSSKKMRKTVAMLTHMFTIRTCNYVIPHPTGKKQKVCLDYHIKRCFGPCEDLQSQDNYAEQINAIVMVLSGKSQALIDQLSEKMQAASDAMEFEEAAHRRDQIDAVKALMFKQKVDVGELIDRDIVALAREERDAVAVVMQIRQGALIGRQDFQMSVDSADSDRVVLENFIEQYYNKQPNLPEEIHLPFEPTAVRLLRAWLKKLRGSAVKVASPKKGEKFRLLDLATANARLLLDELLIQKKKQSERTSKMVTALKDELKLPRSPRRVVCFDISNTGETDAVGSCVYFENAKPKKSGYRHFKIKGVSGQDDFSMMREVIGRYFHRIAKEDQTPPDLVVVDGGKGQLSSAVAELKSLGFADQLVIGLAKRLEEVFVPGISDSIVINRASPALMLLKQVRDEAHRFAITYNRKVRSKRTIKSALDDIPGIGPAKRTMLLKHFGSIKAIKAATVEELMALKGITKELAERVRGG from the coding sequence ATGACACCGGTCAGACCAGAGCTTAGCCTGAAGCTCAAGAATCTGCCGACCTCGCCCGGCGTCTACATGTTCTACAACGACCAGGGCAAGATCATTTACATCGGCAAGGCCAAGAACCTTCGCAACCGAGTCCGCACCTATTTTCAATCGAAACGGCATCAAGAAGACAAAACGCGACGGATGGTGGCGCGGGCGGTCGATCTGGAACTGATGCTGACCGACAACGAGATTGAGGCGCTGATTCTTGAAGCAAATCTGATTCGTGAACACAAACCGCGCTATAATATCGATCTCAAAGACGACAAACACTTCCCATATATAAAAATCACCGCCGAGCCTTTCCCGCGTGTTCTGATCGTGCGGCGGCTCGAAAAAGACGGCGCCACTTACTTTGGCCCCTACACATCGAGTAAGAAGATGCGCAAGACGGTGGCCATGCTGACCCACATGTTCACCATTCGCACCTGCAACTACGTCATTCCGCATCCCACCGGCAAAAAGCAGAAAGTCTGCCTGGACTACCATATCAAGCGCTGCTTTGGACCCTGTGAGGATTTGCAGAGCCAGGACAATTACGCCGAACAGATAAACGCCATCGTCATGGTGCTGTCCGGAAAGTCACAGGCATTGATCGATCAGCTATCTGAGAAGATGCAGGCCGCCTCCGATGCAATGGAATTCGAAGAGGCTGCCCACCGTCGTGATCAGATCGATGCCGTCAAGGCACTCATGTTCAAGCAGAAAGTCGATGTCGGTGAACTAATCGACCGTGACATCGTGGCGCTGGCTCGTGAGGAGCGTGATGCCGTGGCCGTTGTCATGCAGATCAGGCAGGGAGCGTTGATCGGACGGCAGGACTTTCAGATGTCGGTCGACTCAGCTGACTCGGATCGGGTCGTGCTTGAAAACTTCATCGAACAGTATTACAACAAGCAGCCCAACCTGCCGGAAGAGATCCATCTGCCCTTTGAACCGACAGCAGTTCGGCTGCTGCGGGCCTGGTTGAAAAAACTTAGAGGTTCGGCGGTCAAAGTGGCCTCCCCGAAAAAGGGCGAGAAATTCAGGCTACTTGATCTGGCCACGGCCAATGCACGATTGTTGCTGGACGAGTTGTTGATCCAGAAGAAAAAGCAATCCGAACGTACCAGCAAAATGGTCACGGCCCTCAAAGACGAACTGAAACTGCCGCGTTCGCCACGGCGGGTGGTCTGTTTTGATATTTCGAACACGGGGGAGACCGATGCTGTTGGGTCGTGCGTTTATTTCGAAAACGCCAAACCGAAAAAGTCCGGCTATCGGCATTTCAAGATCAAAGGTGTGTCGGGGCAAGATGATTTCAGTATGATGCGCGAGGTGATCGGACGGTACTTTCACCGTATCGCCAAAGAGGATCAGACGCCGCCCGATTTGGTTGTTGTCGATGGTGGCAAGGGGCAGTTGTCATCGGCTGTGGCCGAGTTGAAGTCTCTGGGTTTTGCCGACCAATTGGTGATCGGACTGGCCAAGCGTCTGGAAGAAGTTTTTGTGCCGGGCATATCCGATTCTATCGTGATCAACCGTGCCTCACCTGCTTTGATGCTGCTTAAACAGGTCCGCGATGAAGCTCATCGTTTTGCGATCACTTACAACCGTAAAGTGCGTTCTAAGCGCACGATCAAGTCTGCCTTGGACGACATCCCCGGCATTGGCCCTGCAAAGCGCACGATGCTATTAAAACACTTCGGCTCCATCAAAGCCATCAAGGCTGCTACGGTAGAGGAGTTGATGGCGTTGAAAGGGATCACTAAAGAGCTGGCGGAAAGGGTGCGGGGGGGTTAG
- a CDS encoding exodeoxyribonuclease VII small subunit — MTAKKKTRDFESALERLEEITEQLESGEASLEQSIELYTEGLQLAKDCHQKLNAAEKKIKIITEKNNLPVETDFESAEADV; from the coding sequence ATGACCGCTAAGAAAAAGACAAGAGATTTCGAATCGGCCCTTGAACGACTCGAAGAAATAACCGAGCAGTTGGAGTCGGGCGAGGCATCGCTGGAGCAATCGATAGAACTCTACACCGAGGGATTGCAACTGGCCAAAGACTGCCATCAAAAACTCAACGCGGCGGAAAAAAAGATTAAGATCATTACCGAAAAAAACAACCTCCCGGTCGAGACCGATTTTGAGTCTGCGGAGGCCGACGTTTGA
- a CDS encoding isoprenyl transferase yields the protein MKSGDEQLKEAILGHDEPIPRHVAIIMDGNGRWAAKRSKPRTAGHEAGVKAVKRVVLAAGEIGVEYLTLYTFSVENWKRPREEVAALMSLLSRTTRKEIDELMKNDVKLITTGRIGGLSIARRKVLARAVEQTRNNRGLVLNLALNYGGRTEILDAVKSIANAAKAGMIQPSQIDEELFSGFLYTANLPDPDLLIRTSGEQRISNFLLWQTSYTELYIIDALWPDFGRRELFGAIADYQQRERRFGKIGKGKPR from the coding sequence ATGAAATCGGGCGATGAACAACTCAAAGAAGCCATCCTCGGTCACGATGAGCCAATACCCAGGCATGTTGCGATAATCATGGACGGAAACGGACGCTGGGCGGCCAAGCGAAGCAAACCCCGAACAGCCGGTCATGAGGCCGGTGTAAAGGCTGTCAAACGGGTTGTTCTTGCGGCCGGCGAGATTGGCGTCGAATACCTCACTTTGTACACTTTTTCCGTTGAGAACTGGAAACGTCCCAGGGAGGAAGTGGCCGCCTTGATGTCACTTCTGAGTCGCACGACGCGCAAAGAGATCGATGAGTTGATGAAGAACGATGTCAAACTGATCACAACCGGCCGCATCGGCGGTCTATCGATTGCCCGTCGCAAGGTGTTGGCGCGCGCGGTTGAACAAACGCGCAACAACCGCGGCCTGGTGCTCAACCTGGCTCTGAACTACGGCGGTCGCACCGAGATTCTTGATGCCGTGAAGTCGATAGCCAACGCCGCAAAAGCAGGGATGATTCAACCATCTCAGATCGACGAAGAACTGTTCAGCGGCTTTCTGTATACGGCCAATTTGCCGGACCCCGATCTTTTGATACGCACTTCCGGAGAACAAAGGATATCGAACTTTTTGCTGTGGCAGACCAGTTACACGGAGCTGTATATCATTGATGCTTTGTGGCCGGACTTTGGACGCCGGGAACTGTTTGGGGCTATCGCCGACTACCAGCAGCGCGAACGCAGGTTCGGCAAGATCGGCAAGGGGAAACCGCGATGA
- a CDS encoding polyprenyl synthetase family protein: MPSPTIDGRVFLETGRKLVDRLLDKHLPAESTEPKSLHEALRYSVMAGGKRLRPLLAMAACEYCGGDTGGDDKPIHRAMIALEMVHTYSLVHDDLPCMDDDDLRRGQPTCHKKFGEAIAVLAGDALHDIAFELMASTGRTEPVVELAQAIGTQGMLGGQIADIEAEGRDVDEAEIVEIHRRKTGALIRCAVRVGAILADAPPALLARITRFGEKVGLAFQVIDDLLDIEGDQKLLGKKVGSDSKNLKATYPGVVGKARARQVAVRLIDDAKAALENEDDNMLRQIAEYIGQRQS; this comes from the coding sequence ATGCCTTCGCCGACAATTGATGGCCGTGTTTTCCTGGAGACCGGGCGCAAGCTGGTCGACCGGCTGCTTGACAAACACTTGCCGGCTGAGTCTACCGAGCCGAAGAGTCTGCACGAGGCTCTCCGTTACTCTGTAATGGCCGGTGGCAAACGGTTGCGTCCGCTGCTGGCGATGGCCGCCTGTGAATACTGCGGTGGCGACACCGGCGGAGACGACAAGCCGATTCATAGGGCAATGATAGCTCTTGAGATGGTCCACACGTATTCGTTGGTCCATGATGATCTGCCATGCATGGATGATGATGACCTCCGGCGGGGCCAACCGACCTGTCACAAGAAATTCGGCGAGGCTATTGCGGTTTTGGCCGGTGATGCTCTTCATGATATCGCTTTTGAACTAATGGCCTCGACCGGTCGAACGGAGCCGGTGGTCGAACTGGCCCAGGCTATCGGCACCCAGGGGATGTTGGGTGGACAGATTGCGGATATCGAGGCTGAAGGGCGTGATGTGGACGAGGCCGAAATAGTCGAAATACATCGTCGCAAAACCGGCGCGCTGATTCGCTGCGCCGTGCGCGTGGGTGCGATCCTGGCCGATGCGCCGCCTGCGCTATTGGCCCGGATTACTCGTTTCGGCGAAAAAGTCGGTCTGGCTTTTCAGGTGATTGATGATCTTTTGGATATCGAAGGGGATCAGAAATTGTTGGGAAAGAAAGTCGGCTCCGATAGTAAGAACCTGAAAGCCACTTATCCCGGCGTGGTCGGAAAGGCTCGGGCGCGTCAGGTGGCTGTGAGGCTTATTGACGACGCCAAAGCCGCCCTTGAAAACGAGGATGACAACATGCTGCGGCAGATCGCCGAGTATATCGGGCAGCGACAAAGCTGA
- a CDS encoding NlpC/P60 family protein, which produces MESYLGKPYVGQSKYDKGVDCSHLVAKVFKKFDNRDLPRTTARQWLIGEPVHRRHLAYGDLVFFKTDGRPVGHVGIWTGYGEFLHASSSRGVIISKLSESYWSQRYVGARRILLAAVRDGK; this is translated from the coding sequence ATGGAAAGCTACCTGGGCAAGCCATACGTGGGACAATCGAAATACGACAAAGGTGTCGACTGCTCGCATCTTGTGGCCAAAGTTTTCAAGAAATTCGACAATCGCGACCTGCCGCGCACGACGGCTCGGCAGTGGCTGATCGGGGAACCGGTTCATCGCAGACATCTCGCCTACGGTGACCTGGTGTTTTTCAAGACTGACGGCAGGCCGGTTGGGCATGTCGGCATCTGGACGGGCTATGGTGAGTTCCTGCATGCATCAAGCTCACGCGGCGTGATTATCAGCAAGCTCTCAGAAAGTTACTGGTCACAGCGCTATGTCGGAGCGCGGCGTATCCTGCTGGCGGCGGTTCGAGACGGAAAATGA